The Synergistaceae bacterium DZ-S4 genome segment CTCCGATGTTGCATGGCGTTCGAAAGAGTACTGGGATTACCCCGTAGAGATGATGGGACACTTCCGCGATTTTCTGACTATCACAGACGAGTTTATCGAAAATAATCCGACCTACCTTGCAGAGAATGAGGAGACGGGGGAAATAATAGGCTTTTATGCTATAGAACTCCTTGATGACTCCGGATGGTGGATCCGCCATCTTTGGGTAGTCCCGGAACATATCGGGACCGGAGTCGGAGGTGAGCTCTTCCTCCATGCATGCGAGACGGCAGAGACTGTGGGAGCGGATGAACTGAACATCATTGCCGACCCCAACGTGGAAGAGTTTTATCTTCATATGGGAGCTGAAAGAGTCGGTGAAGAGATCCAGAGGGCCGGCGATGCAGAGAGAACGCTTCTCCTTCTGAAAATCAGATTGTGTCTATAAATGTTTTACAGCTGGCAGAATGATGCGGTCAAAGCAATAGGCAGCGGCAGCGCGATATTATCAGCTCCCACGGGCAGCGGCAAAACCTGGGTGGCCTATGTGTGGGCAGGATTGATGGATCCTTCCGGCGCTCCTGCCGCACCCTCGGGAAGAGTCATCTTCACAGCCCCTATTAAAGCACTTTCAAATGAACGATATATGGAACTGCGGTCAATGGGATTTGACG includes the following:
- a CDS encoding GNAT family N-acetyltransferase; protein product: MLDDDVRIRPAESEEAELLSDVAWRSKEYWDYPVEMMGHFRDFLTITDEFIENNPTYLAENEETGEIIGFYAIELLDDSGWWIRHLWVVPEHIGTGVGGELFLHACETAETVGADELNIIADPNVEEFYLHMGAERVGEEIQRAGDAERTLLLLKIRLCL